The Styela clava chromosome 11, kaStyClav1.hap1.2, whole genome shotgun sequence genome includes the window acatttttttatttcggaTATTTACTACGTTCTATCCACGATTATTTCGCTTACTATCTGTTTGTAGTTTTATTTGTAGTTATTTTTCAGGCGGGTCCGAGGATTggtaaattctaaaaaggggcgttgcttaaaaagtttgagaaccgaTGTCTGAACAATGCCAAATTATTTCTGTTTGAATATGTtgacgcggcggtgtggctcaatgggctaagtgttaggaatacgctcgccaccgcacctctaattactctgcgtgggttcgaatcccatgcagggatggttatgtgcgagaggattgctggactcttcgccgtcgttgggtggttcacgtaaccgctggtcggttacggctttctccaccaccaagtccatgcttccgaaaacaaacaatacagtaaaaactaatcctatacccgacttggaatggtaaccggacgagaggccgtggtttgccatatagataagtcgtcttatcggctttcctttcccccgggataaatatgtaaatcctatcctatatgtTGATTGATTCGTCACCATAGCTTTCTTTATATATTCTCAGGTTTCAACACTTGGATTATCTTTTGGACTTATAAAGTCTATACAACAATTAGGACTGGACATTTCGAATAGTTTATTATTCGAATGGGTTCGGATAAGAATTTGGAATCGCGGCCATATTGTTTTTTGACATAAGACTTTTTTCTTTGTTGTGagatattgatgaaacatgtttcttgtTGTGTTGTGTGACTGAACAAAAAAACCTTTGACTCTAGCGTACTTATTCGTAGAGACTTTACTTCAGGGGGTTCATAAAGttccttcacaatttcaattttgttataatgtcagttctcaatatatcttaacgtAACGTAATATatcttgttgtttttcaatcagtaattgtttaagtatttttacttcatttaatacatgtGTGagtgccaaaacaatatatggtatcgataaattctctttggaattcttgaaaatttcaagacttcatggacaccctatatattaaaaataaccaatttcaaatttatttggatcGGGATGGATGTCTTCTGTTCGAagatttttaaacaaataatttgTCAATCATGGGATATTTGATGACTTCGATATCGGCATGATAATAATCTGCAACATTGGCATTCTTTTCTCTTTCTACTTATGTGACAGGGCAACAATCGGTGGCAATGACATCAACAGTCATATGATGTTCAATTCCAAGAACAAAAAATTATGGCAAATTAAAAAATCTTTTACCATGTTAGGGTGAATGTTAAATTATGTTTGTTATACATATTTCATGCTTGGCCCATGCATATGTAATGTATCTTGTTATTTGGGAATATCTAACCAGTAATTTTATCACATGAGTATAACTCTTTGCAACCAATTCTGCAGTAATTAAAACTCGTGCCTACTTTTATCACAAGACGGGAATGAAGCTTTGCAACCAATACTGTGGTAATGGAAATCCATAAAAAGGCATTTGCTTTCCCTATATTTCATGCCAGAGTGAGGGTATATTTTATGGCTAGGTTTTCtgctattccgaatacattcatTGCAAGTCATGTCAGTATCAGGTCATGTTTTTCAACAAAGAAATTATGTACAAATCATTCGTTATTCATTgagaatgaaataaaatatttaactaTTCCAAATACGTTCTGATGTGATCTTTTCATTTCACACATGatatattatcaaatatattgtaaaattgtttttgttcaaaaaagtaattttgtaaATGATAGAAATATAATTCAGTATTGCAAAAATACTTGATCTGGAATGCCTTATCAATTAATTGTGGTTCTATCACatggtaatttttttcaaaaacaaaaagcGTAATTTTGGTAATATTATTTCATAGAAATTGTCCAGTCTCGTGTTAATAGTCTTAAGTCTTGTGACTTGCATTAGAATCACGAGTTTTCGATTTGTTTCATTTATCATGCTCGCCTCAGGGCATGTCAAAAATTACGGTATGTTCATGTCGCTTTAAAAGTAACTGCACACTACTGGCTGACATGGTCTATAAACTGGATAAGAAGGCGTAGTTTGGTATTTGAGTGAGCCACGGAGTAAATATCGTATCCTATTAGAAATATCTAAAGCTGTGGTTGCCAACCTGTTATTTATCGTGGTCCCCTTCAGAAGGGTTTTAGCTCTCATGTTCCCCTTGCTTATCATTAcagtagtatttatagtgttattttgatcgGTAAATTCGAATCCCATcatgttcaaacaatttatgcacaaaaaagtgaaaacaccctgtgaaataaccttgtcAAGCAATAAAACTAGGAAGAAACAGGGAGTTTTCTTGtgaagtgaaaagtaaaatcagtttagTGGCTAGCATTGTGCTTCCCTCCAGGGaacttttagcactcatggcccccctgtttatcatttcagcagtacaggggtcggcaaacttttgtcgcttgttggccaaaattaagggttgcaagtcattggcaggctgcacatatttttagaaatttgaaaactgaacggatgatacttttcataataaaaatcaaggagtgatacatctctcgaatagaatatagatttatttcctcattgcattgcatctcaaataATGCCATTTGAGTAATTtcggcattttttttttgagtataattcagtgaagcgttgcGGACGGATCCGGCTCGTGGGTCATAGGTTGCCGACCTCCGcagtagtatttatagtgttattgtGATTGGTAGATTCGAATCCcgttatgttcaaacaatttatgcacaaaaaaagtgaaaacactatgtaaaataaccttatcaagcaataaaACTAGCTTTCTTGTGAAGTGGAAAATAGAATCAGTCTTGGGCTAGCATTGTGCTCAGGGAACTTTTAGCTCttatgccccccccccccctgtttatcatttcagCAGTACTGGGGTCGGCAAGCTTTTGTCGCTTGttggccaaaattaagggttgcaagtcattggcgggctacacatatttttgaaaactgaacagatgatactttttataataaaaatcaagcagtgatacatctcttgaatagaatatagatttatttcctcattgcattgcaaaaaatgcCATTTGAGTATTTTCgacgccattgaaccctttgcacttaccAACAACTTTTCCATGTTTTTGTTGCCATTTatctaattataaataaattataggctcattattAAActagtaattgtgaattttatacttgtaaTATAAAGTAGTCTACaagtgtctcacaataaattctgttacgtaaatagtataatcgtcaaaacagctgtagtataatcgtcaaaacagtgAAGCGTCGCAGGCCGGATCCGGCTCGTGGGCCGTAGGTTGCTGACGTCTGCAGTGTTATtgtgattggtagattccaaatcccattatgttcaaacaatttatgcacaaaaaagtaaaaaatccTGGGAAATACCCAAATCAAGCAAtaaaactaggaagaacggcAACTATTTTTGTGAAGTGAAAAGTAAAACCAGTTTAGTGGCTAGCATTGTGTCGTGTCCCCCCTCCACCGCAGCTGGCCCCCAGTTTGGAATCGCTGGAgtttagaaaaaatatatatttgaattaaaaaaataactgtTTCATATATATCATGATTGGCCTTTAATCGAGCGGTCTTATCAATTTTTTCGTTCCCCTGTGATAAATATGATAATCATATCCTTCTAGACATGTCTAAAAAAATCGGGATATATACAGGGTATTCGAAAAAGTTCACTTGATTTAATagtaataacaataaaaattggtTTGTCTTAGTTTATTAATAGTTCTTATTGTAGTTATCATACAATGATATTTTgcaattgttattactataaaataggGCGAAATTTGACACCATGTATACCTGTTTCAACTAGTATTGAAGTTTGAATTCCATAGGCCTACCAgtcattttttttgtatttcttgcttttttatgactttttgtattttaatcttttgtgtatatttgaAACATCCAATATATGTTTTGCATATGCTTATTAAttgcatttcatttttaatccTGCTTTGTTAAGTTTATTCATGCGTTGCAAGAATTTTATTCCTCATTCATAGATTGTTGCCAgatttaatataattataataaattacCTGCCTGAAATAGCACTGATCTAATAATAATAGCTGCAAGAAACTGGCAACCATCAAACCAGAAATTTCAAGGAGGTAATATAGAAGAATAAATGTAGATTCCCTGTCAACTGCGTCTGTGAGTAGCTCTTTAAAAAATCAGTGGTTGCTTGTAGTGGGTCAGTAGTTGCTTACAGCCTGGCTATCAATACTCCAGTTGTTTCGAGTCAGTTATCAACTTCTATCTACAGACTTCTTTGTCGAAAGAAATCTTTACAACTTCATCTTAGAATTTCAGTCAACGGCTTGGGTCCTAAAAACGATTGAACATTtggatttgagaaaaaaaagaaacatttgTATTCCAGTGGTTCCCATAACTCTATCAGTACGCCCAACTTTAGTTAAGGGCTGGACTAAGAAgcaaaagtttattttgactctaTAATCAGCATATTAAGCCATGAACTAATTAAATAATTCGACTTGGAGTTGAGACCTTACTctaaacatatataaaaaaggATACAATATTATGGCTGCGAATCCAGGCACCAGTTACCCCAAGCAATTTGAAACTCCAGCGCAGAATTCTGTAATGTCAACTGCAAATGTTCAACCACAACAACAAGCTCCAGTCGGACAAGTTACGATGGCACAAACTCAACCACAAGGGGCAGCAATGAGTCAACTCAAACCAcggaaaaaatacaaaaatgttcTGTTTTATCTTGGAACAGTGGAGATCATTTTAGCGGTACTCTGTGGCATTTTTTGTGTTGTGACCCTTATCCTGGGAGCAATAAATTCTCCCTCTTATATTGTCCATGACCGTTGGAATGATCAACACCATGAATATAGAGTCACATATGGCACCAATACGGTGGCACACGGAATATGGTGCGGCGCTGTCCTTCTAGTATCTGGCATCCTGGGATTGAAAACTAAGCACCATACATCACCGTGTATGTACCGGGCTAACATGACTTTCAGTATTTTGGCAGCAATTTTTATGGTGATTCTACTCTGTTTGTCTGTCATGAGTATTTTGACGATTTACCCACGTTCATATAGATACATAGTTATGCCTTTCCATATTATCCTTGCCATCCTTGGATTTATAGGCATGACAATCTGTATTATCCATGCAGCGTTTTGCTGTGCTGGAATTTGCTGTCGAAATAAGTTCCAGCAAATTAATGTAACTTACACAGCACAACAAGGTCAAACGGTGCAACTTGCAAATGGTCAGTATGTTATGATGCCACAAGGTTGCCAAACATCAAGAGCTATGTGTTTTGCACCCACAACTGTGCCTGTCCAGGCTGGAGGAGCCTCCTCAATGCAGTATGCGGCGACCGCCATTCCCACTCAAGTGGGTGGAGCCCTGACAATGCAGCCACCCCCTATGCCCACCCAGGCTAGAGCTCTACCGCAAGGGCAGTATGCAAACATGCCAGCTCAAACTGGAATAACCCCCGTACCAGCTCCCATGTCTTCCCAAAGCTCTGCAGCATTTCCCGCCGGACAATCATCTCAGCAAGCTACAGCTCCTTATTCCACAATGCCCACGCAACCCTTAATAACCGAAGATCGAGAAGACCAGATTAGCGCAAATCCTCCAGAATATAATaagaaataattcaaaatattcaaagttttgtcaaaaaatattcTGAACTGGGGAGATATATGCAGTAATGCATGCATAACTGTAAGAAGCAAACGATATAGTCTACCTAATGTGATGAtaagatatgatttacatatttatcccaggggagaggaaaaccgataagacgacctaatcatatggcgaaccacggcctctcacccggttaccattccatgtcaggtatgggattagttggccagttatttatttctgatgcatggacttggtggtggaggaagtcgtaatcGACCGCGGTTATGTGAATTACCTACGActgcgaggagtccagcaatcctctcgctcCTAAGAACATAGATATTGAAATAATTACGGTtcttatttctctttttttttatttttaatcatagTGCATTATTTTGTTTCATAAATCTTATGTTTGTTCCAGATAGTACCTCAATATTCACCATACTTGCCATATATTTCTTACTATTCGCAATATATCTTTCTACCAAAGAAGTTTGATTTCAATTTAGAGTAATTTTTGTTGCAATAATTAGAATTTTGAGTTGAAAATGGTTTTATGTTGGGCCATAAGAATTCACGAATGAATCTTTATTAGGTTAATGTTTGATTGTAacgtacttccgtagtatgtgtaccatttTACTCTGAGACTTTTTGTGTTaactaagtgaatatacctctgcccataggtttcagtccctttacacaacttgatgtaaagtaggcgaacaaaattagtttccgccatattagtacacatacttatgGAGCGCCAAATGTACATTGTTGGCACAGTTGATggtcaaaaatatttcataattctAATTTTCGTACACAATGCTATGCTTCTCCTTATCCATATCTTATTAGCACATCGCTATATCATAtagtaattttgaaattgtagGCCTATTGCAAAccgtaaatgctcgttttatCGCCCAATCTTGATTAAgagcccgtttgaatagccgcctgTGTGATcggaacataaaaataaataggggccggtgcttgaatacccgcccgatgtaaaagctgatttttcagtgctggtagagaacaataggaaataagaagcgcttttgtcatcacgctgttgaatttttgaattttttcgaaAAAGTCGCCGATAACGGGTACGATTGCCTTTTGCTaaaaaaatacgtatcaaaattaaatacatcaggcagcttatctcatatttttatgtccacggatcgccgtggtattttagagaaataatgtttttattttgacgtaagaagtcgcaaccgctagttacgttggacacaattaaattaatatataaggacattttagcatttcgtagttgtcatggattgaataatttaagcaacagaaaaatcattatacgctgaaaaggcagctcttttaacgagcacgTAATcgaaatttccgattttgaaaccccTCTCTTTTGAAagtcctggctgcgcgcctgattacgtaacaccatggttctcaaactgggagtcgcaaaacttttctttctttgcggatttgtacctgcggtgcgtggaaaaagtcaaaatgttcattattctcgtttaaatcatacttgagaactggaaataacaatatattaattattgatcgaaaataacaagcgtccgtgcttgaataagggcccggttagtgagttggttgaaaaaaatatgggcccgggctacaaaacgagcaaatacggtatatatatatatataggttataTGATGTCTTAAAATTTTGCTGGCGATTCATTCCGATTTCAATCAATTATTATCGCCGTACCTATCATATGTTATTGTTTCTTATGTTGGGATAATAGTATAATTACCGTAATATCAATTTAAAATGCTTGAAATTGAATTTGCTATTAACTTAAGAAAACAGTATTTCTTCCCAAGTGGCATCAGCCTTTTTTCATACTTTTGCatggtttttaattttttttatataaatcttacCTTCTGATGCAAATAGTACATGATCcgcactcccgaagtatgtgcacaaagatggcgcacaacctgaaccataacctggttcactactatgttcaggttgtgtgccatcttgattcacatacttcgggaggtcTCATTGTCCCCATACTTGCCATGAGATTTTTTTTCctttattaaaatatcaatcAGAAATGGTCATATATCGGTatatacagtatttattatcTTTGGTGTAAAGAATGGTACATAGCGCCAAACAGTTTCATTTAACCTTCTTATACAGGTATTGCAGTAATTTACAAAGaaggttttaaattttttttttgcatgtttcCCATTTCAGCATCcttgtttattacttatcgatgttaagatcggtaagtatattgataggtatttgtatgtatgtctgtgtgtgtgtgtgtgtgtgtctgttagatgaacgcgatatctcacgaacgcgtggttgaatctgctccaaattttgcatgtgcatgcaccttacctcggaccagacgcctatcgattttgggttaattatgtcgtataattagcgagttattaactaattaccgatctaagatcgataagtcttcggtctccgaccgatattctcgtttccaTGTTACAGTTTATATATTTCTTTAGTTATCACAAATCTTTAGACTGGACAGGTGGTGCAACAGCCAGCAATGGCCATATATTGgtatttagtatatatacagtattatCTTCATATATTTCACTATACTTTTTGTTGCAATTACGTGGTACGTTATCGGCATTCTTGCCGTAAGCCTCTGTACTCCGCTACTTTTCAATCTTGTTGTGAATACAATCAGTGCATTAAAAcggttttatttgtatttcttatACAGTTACTGCAATAATTTACAATGATTGGTGTTTGattatatttgaacaatatacatataataatatatacatacTCTCTAATTTGACTTTGAACTTTCGGAACctcttttgttttcaatgttaGATTGAGCGAACCGACATTTGTGGCGATTAAAACTTCAATAGGGATGTTACTTTTCAGAATTACCAATTTTTCTGTctttggataggatttacatatttatcccaggcgagaggaaagccgataagacggcttaatcatatggcgaaccacggcctctcgtctggtttaGCCTTTAGtcacaccaatgacattaaacaacatgatgcgcaactccggcatttttgtccgaagatcgtattcgatagcacgctccaatgcacatacttgacgagacgaaaacgagcggatgtgtgctgctttcaaggcgtagcacgaatggtgttcgtgcctgctttgacagttgttgtcgattttaatgatatttttgaaagttggggtaaaaagaaatcggtaaaaggtaaggtgaatactattgttgtatatcacacccgggcatcgcactgttaagtacatgtgggaaagccagcctttgtcaaatactacgaagttattaaatcagtacggtacgtagttgcccatttgccgaaattacatatttacttaccccttatggtttcaaatagttcatgcacctccagttagatttttttaatcagtgaggatatatactcattgttgattgctgctcattgtaacatactattacgcattcacttttatttgcgtattgaatcaaagtgttaacaagttcacctaacatttcactcataccggtctatattgtatagtctgatttctcaagtatttggagccacgaatgcttgtaattttctgactaaacccttttattagttggtttatataccaaattcagtaaaatattttttaaataaaacatgagatattggatttattagcttttccattctgaatcatatagactgctttatttattcttagcgaaaattaataaatctcctctctttcttcagatgtgaaagttgtggacaaacctgtctaagcattgtgagactcttgcagcacaagaggcaatagcagaaatagtaagtatatcaatcaagaaattaagccgacataaggcaaaactttcaactattcgtctaatctcaatttcctattatttattcacaggacaactatagcagacggggagatatcagaagtctggcgacatatcagtgacagtgtgattccaagaaatataatgcatttgaaaatagaaaattgcaatagaaaaacaacctatggaggcatgcaaagacatttgaccctccggtagagttgtgtatggcccccacatcctgcagggcttgaggaaaataactaaaaattccaaagcgtaagattgcataagcggtcttatttgtaaaaaggcacaaaacacgccagacatacttaaaacagctttggaaatgaggattacgggtacctcactgcacctgtgttatatttggttcatcaacttttggtagtactatagaagaaattccggaaggggtataatcatcattcatgataaaatactatcatatattttttgaacaacttcaatctagaccagggatctcaaactcgcggccccagagaagtgcggccctcgaacgcttaacaataattgtaatagtattttggaagtttttttttttatctaaatgtaatagatttttcaaaccttctaaagtgaaattgattattcacacagaaaacaatttactgaaagtagttttggaatattgattttttttgtccacattttgaccctattaagaatacacatcaagctagcaaaagaatacttgaataaaacacttgagtaattaaattaaacgcaaagtacatgaagaaggtggcattttcgaagaaaatgggagttgtaacatttctgctcttcacaaaattctgaagcacattgtttaatttgtcatatttccatcaatacaatcaaaaaacacaacaagctcagcagtcaatatgacaaattcgaagaccaacttcgaacagaaaatttccatgtgtttgtatattaatataattatacaacgacttagttactaaaaatcaatatcaataataattcaagcaatcctatgccacgcaatgtagtgcgaaatgtcttgtcgaaaaaatctgtcatttgtttttttactgatctatacatgaaatgataaaagtaacttttttgcattactggaattaattagacattcgtaaagatccagataaacccatgatcatgtggcctcgttagttagagttggtactataaaatcatttcagactggccttagtatgctggtgacacaaaaaagatgccaaacgccaggacaaatgtaattattaaaacattgagtttatactgtagtatttttgttaattttaggttcatatatttagattaagttatttttagtgtatgtattattctttccttattcaaagcttgttcaaaaatgattttgatggttgtacatagaattttacgattttttataataaatactgtaacttgcaaatgttgcaataatagtggaatgcaaatattaatatgtaattgcatttgaaattgaagaaaataataaaacttaatccaactgtttagttgcatcacaatatctgtcacaaactaaaactatcttaaaaatatctttcaagtatacattatcaaaaactgtttgcggctctttttacaattttcaaaatgcaatgcggctctcgaaaacccatgagtttgacaccactgatctattctagacgattcaagcattgctttgggaaattatatcacttcaattaaattgaaataatctcgctatattaaatacaaaatcgttgctatcataaaggtaaaccaattcagccactcgaaatatactggccttcacaaagcaatggaggcaaaattgagagttcatgaactatgaacatttgttcttttctttgtcttgaactttccatactccacagcccctaatagttttttttaattttaattaccatgtgatggtcatacatatctttaacttgtattttctgtcatgatgtattatctcaatgtgccaaactattaattagtgtgcatattttgcttccagatgacataaatgtattgtcatgtttattacctcagcttggagtattgacaagaaaaaggtgccagtaaattaggtaaaaaaattttcaactcattgttataatcagaattcacaatcaataggaattataaacagccaacaatcagtgagaattatatgcgaaatccctcagaataaatttgtctaaaatcggaggaaggcaaaaaatataggtagtttccatccacacaagcatttcaagaagacttgctcgagccaaactaaatgagcatcgtcaggtgatcggtaaggctgcaagttaaattcagccctgcaacctcctgcatagaagataatattaattagtgggctatgagctaaattcctaaatttaaacaaacctatctacgatgcattatgtaccagcaatgttacctacgattaactgaatatgtaatatgtctaataaattcacctacaaaagcaagttcgataggtgcaaacgtTGTGTTATGGAAtagtatcgcagcacagttttgtatgacaccctctttaaatgaaatttcaatgattaagcgcaaacattaaaattactaactttgaactttgtcattatctgcaaaatgttccacacaaatctttccgctatcgcgtttgtaatcttctctgataaaaaaaaacgtctatgatgtccagaattgctctttacagcttgcctgttattccagctttccaagtaagcaaaacttcttagatatagagattattttgtttcgttacaggcgcaaaaaggcaggtactacacgtaaaaaagacgccgagtagcaagagcgagcggaaaacggacgcgaaaggcgacgagaaatatgtgcattggagcgtatcatgaaatacaatg containing:
- the LOC120348142 gene encoding uncharacterized protein LOC120348142, with product MAANPGTSYPKQFETPAQNSVMSTANVQPQQQAPVGQVTMAQTQPQGAAMSQLKPRKKYKNVLFYLGTVEIILAVLCGIFCVVTLILGAINSPSYIVHDRWNDQHHEYRVTYGTNTVAHGIWCGAVLLVSGILGLKTKHHTSPCMYRANMTFSILAAIFMVILLCLSVMSILTIYPRSYRYIVMPFHIILAILGFIGMTICIIHAAFCCAGICCRNKFQQINVTYTAQQGQTVQLANGQYVMMPQGCQTSRAMCFAPTTVPVQAGGASSMQYAATAIPTQVGGALTMQPPPMPTQARALPQGQYANMPAQTGITPVPAPMSSQSSAAFPAGQSSQQATAPYSTMPTQPLITEDREDQISANPPEYNKK